One genomic region from Reichenbachiella ulvae encodes:
- a CDS encoding NAD(P)/FAD-dependent oxidoreductase, protein MKDVLVIGAGPAGSVAAAYLVNQGFSVTVVEKSKFPRFTIGESLLPLSMEHFKEVGMLEALEAANFEVKSGALFVRKDQEMDISFDENFTPGWTWTWQVPRDEFDHILAKEAEKKGAEFKYETVISKIDFQEDKVVADIDEQGSVSTEEFRYVLDSSGNAGVLAKMLNFDVEYQATNRRSLFTQVKEEDRSPYKRPMRITFEVLQQDLWYWVIPFSNGNTSLGFVGNKKWFDLPAEDNNELFRKMMAQSDHFVERFEGKEFLYDVRGANDYTNSATKLYGHRFALAGNTTGFIDPVFSSGVAIATESAIKSAKLIERELNGGKPDWEMEYVAHMKQASEVFRAVVETWYNGDLQKIFFHSDIKLEIKKQITSILAGYVWDMSNPFVKRNKKLIKTVAHVVGMEEQATLLEK, encoded by the coding sequence ATGAAGGATGTATTGGTGATTGGAGCAGGACCTGCAGGGAGTGTAGCGGCGGCTTATTTGGTGAATCAAGGTTTTAGTGTGACGGTGGTTGAAAAATCTAAGTTTCCCCGTTTTACCATTGGCGAAAGTTTATTGCCACTGAGTATGGAGCATTTCAAAGAGGTAGGAATGCTGGAAGCCTTAGAAGCGGCCAATTTTGAAGTAAAGTCTGGAGCGCTGTTCGTGCGAAAAGATCAGGAAATGGATATTTCCTTTGATGAGAATTTTACACCTGGGTGGACTTGGACCTGGCAAGTACCACGCGATGAGTTTGATCACATTCTGGCTAAAGAAGCCGAAAAGAAAGGTGCGGAATTCAAATATGAAACGGTCATTTCTAAAATTGACTTTCAAGAAGATAAAGTGGTAGCCGATATCGATGAGCAGGGAAGCGTGAGCACCGAGGAGTTTCGCTATGTGTTAGACTCTAGCGGCAATGCAGGTGTGCTGGCCAAGATGCTGAATTTTGATGTGGAGTATCAGGCGACCAACAGAAGATCACTTTTCACTCAGGTAAAAGAGGAAGATCGATCTCCCTACAAACGTCCTATGAGGATTACTTTCGAAGTGCTACAGCAGGATTTGTGGTATTGGGTGATTCCTTTCTCGAATGGCAACACTTCTTTGGGTTTTGTCGGGAACAAAAAATGGTTCGACCTACCGGCAGAAGATAACAATGAGCTATTCAGAAAAATGATGGCTCAGTCAGATCATTTCGTTGAGCGATTCGAGGGGAAAGAATTTTTGTATGATGTACGTGGTGCGAATGATTACACCAATTCTGCTACCAAACTATACGGACACCGATTTGCACTGGCAGGTAATACCACTGGTTTTATCGATCCGGTATTTTCTTCAGGGGTGGCGATTGCTACTGAGTCTGCTATCAAAAGTGCCAAACTGATCGAACGTGAATTGAATGGGGGAAAGCCTGATTGGGAAATGGAATATGTAGCCCATATGAAACAAGCCAGTGAGGTGTTCAGAGCAGTAGTAGAAACCTGGTACAATGGAGATTTACAAAAGATTTTCTTCCATTCGGATATCAAGTTGGAAATCAAGAAGCAAATCACTTCTATATTGGCTGGATACGTTTGGGATATGAGTAATCCATTTGTGAAGCGAAACAAGAAGCTAATTAAGACGGTAGCTCATGTGGTTGGTATGGAAGAGCAAGCGACACTTTTGGAAAAATAG